A window of Chitinophaga sp. MM2321 contains these coding sequences:
- a CDS encoding rhodanese-like domain-containing protein, with amino-acid sequence MYRLLLAVLLLFTGSTLMAQQQPSEDAEAFAKDIRQPGVQVFDVRTAGEFNTGHLPDALQADYTKKDEFYERVQYLDKQKPVYVYCLSGGRSAAAAKWMRENGFSDVVELEGGINAWKQAGKPLAGVADKKAQMTIAAYNKAVAAKGLVLTDVGAAWCPPCKQLEPTLKKFLQAHKNITRVNVDGGNDTDVMKAIDAKALPTLILYKNGKEVWRHKGVVEREALEKAVENI; translated from the coding sequence ATGTATAGACTCTTATTAGCCGTACTGCTGCTATTTACCGGCAGTACATTGATGGCACAACAGCAGCCATCGGAAGATGCGGAAGCATTTGCAAAAGATATCCGGCAACCAGGGGTACAGGTATTTGATGTACGCACTGCCGGCGAATTTAATACCGGCCACCTGCCCGATGCATTGCAGGCAGACTACACCAAAAAGGATGAATTTTATGAAAGGGTTCAATATCTCGACAAACAAAAGCCGGTATATGTTTATTGTCTGAGTGGTGGTCGCAGCGCCGCCGCCGCCAAATGGATGCGTGAAAACGGTTTCTCCGATGTGGTAGAACTGGAAGGAGGCATCAACGCCTGGAAGCAGGCCGGCAAACCACTGGCAGGCGTTGCAGACAAAAAAGCGCAAATGACCATAGCGGCCTACAATAAAGCAGTAGCCGCAAAAGGATTAGTACTCACAGACGTAGGCGCCGCCTGGTGTCCTCCCTGCAAACAGCTGGAACCCACCCTGAAAAAATTCCTGCAGGCACATAAAAACATCACCCGCGTAAACGTTGATGGTGGTAATGATACAGACGTCATGAAAGCTATTGATGCAAAAGCATTGCCCACACTCATCCTTTACAAAAACGGAAAAGAAGTATGGCGCCACAAGGGTGTAGTGGAGCGGGAAGCGTTGGAAAAAGCTGTAGAAAACATTTAG
- a CDS encoding carboxypeptidase M32, whose translation MPGNKSTAELYDEYKLKMQKIADVRNTMAVLGWDQETYLPEKGAGFRGQQLTTLSSIAHELFTAPELGDILRELQTRNELDAVQQKNISLSTEDYEKNKKYPAAFVAEMSRATNESYHAWIKARKANDYSIFAPALSKMIELKKEETAILGYEGHPYNALLNEYEKGANTGMLDTIFNDVKQALSPLLAQIEKQPAAKKDFLLQHYNRDKQWQLGIDLLKAMGYDLKAGRQDISEHPFTTSFNPLDVRVTTRIDENDFGNMTWSCIHEGGHALYEQGLPTEQYGLPCGEATSLGIHESQSRLWENNVGRSRSFWQHHYPQLQQLFPENLGAVSLANFYKAINHVQPSLIRTEADELTYHFHIMIRYEIEKGLMDGSIAAKDLKHTWNEYYRQYLHVTVPDDVQGVLQDIHWSHGSFGYFPTYSLGSFYAAQLFSAAQQQVPGLDASITTGDYHPLLEWLRTNIHPFGRFYTSNELCKKVTGKELQFGYFLDYAKNKFQNM comes from the coding sequence ATGCCAGGAAACAAATCTACAGCAGAACTATATGACGAATACAAATTAAAGATGCAAAAAATTGCGGACGTAAGAAATACGATGGCAGTTTTAGGCTGGGACCAGGAAACATACCTGCCCGAAAAAGGCGCCGGTTTCAGAGGACAACAACTCACCACCCTCAGCAGCATTGCGCATGAACTGTTTACGGCGCCCGAACTGGGCGATATCCTCCGGGAACTGCAAACCCGCAACGAACTGGATGCTGTACAACAAAAAAATATCTCCCTGTCTACAGAAGATTATGAAAAGAATAAAAAATATCCGGCAGCCTTTGTAGCCGAAATGTCCCGTGCCACCAACGAATCCTATCATGCCTGGATCAAAGCCCGCAAAGCCAACGACTACAGCATCTTTGCACCGGCACTGTCTAAAATGATTGAACTGAAAAAAGAGGAAACGGCCATCCTGGGATATGAAGGTCACCCCTACAATGCCCTGCTCAATGAATATGAAAAAGGCGCCAATACCGGCATGCTAGACACCATCTTCAACGATGTAAAACAGGCGTTATCTCCTTTGCTGGCGCAGATAGAAAAGCAACCCGCTGCTAAAAAGGACTTCCTCCTCCAACACTATAACCGCGATAAACAATGGCAACTCGGCATAGACCTCCTCAAAGCAATGGGCTATGACCTCAAAGCCGGCCGCCAGGATATTTCAGAACATCCTTTCACCACCAGCTTCAACCCGCTGGATGTAAGGGTTACTACCCGCATCGACGAAAATGACTTCGGCAACATGACCTGGAGCTGCATCCACGAAGGCGGACACGCCCTCTACGAACAGGGACTCCCCACTGAACAATACGGCCTTCCCTGCGGAGAAGCCACCAGCCTCGGCATCCACGAGTCACAATCCAGGTTGTGGGAAAATAATGTAGGCCGCAGCCGCTCTTTCTGGCAGCACCACTACCCGCAACTGCAACAGCTGTTCCCCGAAAACCTCGGCGCTGTAAGTCTTGCAAACTTCTACAAAGCTATCAATCACGTACAGCCATCACTGATCCGTACGGAAGCCGACGAGCTTACCTATCATTTTCATATCATGATCCGCTACGAAATTGAAAAAGGATTAATGGACGGCAGCATCGCGGCCAAAGACCTGAAACACACCTGGAATGAATACTACCGTCAATACCTGCACGTAACCGTGCCTGATGATGTACAGGGCGTACTACAGGACATTCACTGGTCACACGGCAGCTTTGGCTATTTCCCCACCTATTCCCTGGGCAGCTTTTATGCCGCACAGCTTTTCAGCGCCGCACAACAACAGGTACCCGGTCTTGATGCCAGTATCACCACCGGCGACTACCACCCGCTGCTGGAATGGTTGCGCACAAACATTCATCCCTTCGGCAGATTTTATACTTCCAATGAATTGTGTAAAAAGGTAACCGGAAAAGAATTGCAGTTCGGATACTTTCTGGATTATGCGAAAAACAAATTCCAAAACATGTAG
- a CDS encoding Nif3-like dinuclear metal center hexameric protein translates to MKIKEVIQALEQFAPLQYQESYDNAGLIFGDAGREVTNVLLTLDATEEVIDEAIARGCNLVVAHHPIVFGGLKKITGNTYVERVAIKAIRHEVAVYAAHTNLDNVRNGVCAQMASRLGLESCRVLQPKTGLLKKLFTFVPLADIEMVRAALFAAGAGEIGKYSECSFNATGQGTFKGEQGADPYVGTPGERHFETEIKLEVIFPVYLESRIIQALLNSHPYEEVAYDVVSLDNAYQQVGSGLVGNLPQAMDEMDFLHYVKQQFGAGCVKYTPLRGKEVKKVALCGGSGSFLLKRAISAGADVYISSDFKYHEFFDAENQLVIADIGHFESEQFTVELFYHILTEKFRNFAPLKSTIKTNPVNYL, encoded by the coding sequence ATGAAAATAAAAGAGGTCATACAGGCGCTTGAACAGTTTGCGCCTTTGCAATACCAGGAGAGTTATGATAATGCGGGGCTTATTTTCGGAGATGCCGGCCGTGAGGTGACCAATGTTCTCCTGACCCTGGATGCCACCGAAGAAGTGATAGACGAGGCGATTGCCAGGGGATGTAACCTGGTGGTGGCGCATCACCCGATTGTTTTCGGGGGGCTTAAAAAAATTACCGGGAACACTTATGTGGAGCGGGTGGCTATTAAGGCGATCCGGCATGAGGTGGCGGTATATGCAGCGCATACCAACCTTGACAATGTACGCAATGGCGTTTGTGCGCAGATGGCGTCACGGCTGGGATTGGAGTCATGCAGGGTATTACAGCCGAAGACCGGGTTGCTGAAGAAGTTATTCACTTTTGTGCCGCTGGCAGATATTGAGATGGTGCGTGCGGCCTTGTTTGCTGCCGGCGCCGGGGAAATCGGGAAATATAGCGAATGCAGCTTTAATGCAACAGGGCAGGGCACTTTCAAAGGCGAACAAGGCGCAGATCCTTACGTAGGTACGCCGGGGGAAAGACATTTTGAGACAGAAATCAAGTTGGAAGTAATTTTTCCGGTATATTTGGAATCCCGGATTATTCAGGCATTACTGAATAGTCATCCTTATGAGGAGGTGGCCTATGATGTGGTAAGTCTGGATAACGCTTACCAGCAGGTAGGTTCAGGGCTGGTGGGTAACTTACCCCAGGCAATGGATGAGATGGATTTCCTGCATTATGTGAAGCAGCAGTTCGGGGCAGGTTGTGTGAAGTATACGCCTTTGCGGGGTAAGGAGGTTAAAAAAGTGGCGTTATGTGGCGGTTCGGGCAGTTTCCTGTTAAAAAGGGCAATCAGTGCCGGAGCAGACGTCTACATATCATCGGATTTTAAATATCATGAATTTTTTGATGCTGAGAATCAATTAGTTATTGCAGATATCGGACATTTTGAGAGCGAGCAGTTTACAGTGGAATTATTTTATCATATATTGACTGAAAAATTCCGTAATTTTGCGCCTCTTAAATCTACGATTAAAACAAACCCGGTAAATTATTTATAA
- a CDS encoding C4-type zinc ribbon domain-containing protein → MLKLQKIDSKLDGIQVLKGELPMEVKDLEDEIEGLNTRQSHIENEIKGIQDFVASKKAAIKDAEALIKKYEKQQDNVKNNREFEAITKEMEMQALEIKLAEKHIKDANEEVKEKSRTLEVAKKAVADKETNLKHKKGELEKIVGETDKEEKAFRKESEDARTKVDPRLLSAYEKIRKNYRNGLAVVTVERDSCGGCYNAIPPQRQAEIRQHKKIIVCEHCGRILVDNDLEATITI, encoded by the coding sequence GTGCTCAAGTTACAGAAGATTGATTCCAAACTGGATGGGATCCAGGTGCTGAAAGGGGAGTTGCCGATGGAAGTAAAGGACCTGGAAGATGAGATCGAAGGGTTGAATACCCGTCAGTCACATATCGAGAATGAAATCAAGGGTATCCAGGACTTTGTTGCCAGCAAGAAAGCTGCTATTAAAGACGCGGAAGCGTTGATAAAGAAGTACGAGAAGCAGCAGGACAATGTGAAGAACAACCGCGAGTTTGAAGCCATTACCAAGGAAATGGAAATGCAGGCACTTGAAATCAAACTGGCTGAAAAGCATATCAAGGACGCTAACGAAGAAGTAAAAGAAAAATCCCGTACGCTGGAAGTGGCTAAGAAGGCAGTTGCTGACAAAGAAACGAATCTGAAGCACAAGAAAGGCGAACTGGAAAAAATCGTTGGCGAAACTGATAAGGAAGAGAAAGCGTTCCGCAAGGAAAGTGAAGATGCCCGTACCAAAGTAGACCCCCGTTTACTGTCTGCTTACGAAAAGATCCGCAAGAACTATCGTAACGGTCTGGCTGTAGTAACTGTTGAACGCGACTCCTGCGGTGGTTGCTACAATGCAATCCCTCCTCAGCGTCAGGCGGAAATCCGTCAGCACAAGAAAATCATCGTTTGCGAACATTGTGGCCGTATCCTCGTGGATAACGATCTCGAAGCAACGATTACTATCTGA
- a CDS encoding tetratricopeptide repeat protein, whose protein sequence is MRIIFSIVLLLSVGLTGNAQQKVYDFNNRCEQAYEAIMQLRLNAGKALLETEKKENPDNLVPYFLDNYADFFPLFFNEDPAEYSRKRSMRLFRLNKMAEGSPDSPYYLYTQAAIKFQWAMVKIKFNEKWDATWEIRKAYITLKENQRRFPDFVPNKLLLGAMQTVFGTIPDGYKWITNILGMKGSIKQGMENVNAFIESNAPEARLFREESYYYYCYLMLFIVNKPEDTWEFLQRKQLDTKNNYLFALMVANLSLNNQKAAIGLKVLQERDDSAEYADIQYYNYVMGLLKLTRLDPDAHVYLERFINNFKGKFYVKECLQRLSWFYYLEGNQAAANKYRAMILTRGGTETDADKQALKEAEGGKWPDPFLLRVRLLSDGGYLNEALKLLLTKKAADFHSMEEKLEYAYRLGRIYDELGQDDKAIAMYDITIKVGANRPEYYAARASLQMGYIYEKRHEKSKAIQCYQQCLNMKGHDYKNSLDQRAKAGIQRVNGT, encoded by the coding sequence ATGCGTATTATTTTTTCTATCGTTCTTTTACTGAGTGTAGGGTTGACAGGTAATGCACAACAGAAAGTATATGATTTTAACAATCGCTGTGAACAAGCCTATGAAGCTATTATGCAACTACGGCTAAACGCAGGGAAAGCGTTGTTGGAAACAGAAAAGAAAGAGAACCCGGATAACCTGGTTCCTTATTTTTTGGATAATTACGCTGATTTTTTTCCACTCTTCTTTAATGAAGATCCGGCGGAATATTCCCGCAAAAGAAGCATGCGGTTGTTCCGGCTGAATAAGATGGCAGAAGGTTCTCCCGATTCCCCCTATTATCTCTACACACAGGCCGCCATCAAGTTCCAGTGGGCGATGGTAAAAATAAAGTTCAATGAAAAATGGGATGCCACCTGGGAAATAAGAAAAGCTTATATCACCCTGAAAGAGAACCAGCGCAGGTTTCCGGACTTCGTTCCGAATAAACTGTTGCTGGGTGCCATGCAGACGGTATTTGGTACAATCCCCGACGGATACAAATGGATTACCAACATCCTGGGTATGAAAGGAAGTATCAAACAGGGGATGGAAAATGTGAATGCCTTTATCGAGAGCAATGCGCCGGAAGCGAGATTGTTCCGGGAAGAATCCTATTACTACTATTGTTACCTGATGCTCTTTATTGTCAACAAACCGGAAGATACCTGGGAGTTTTTACAACGTAAGCAGCTGGATACAAAGAATAATTATCTTTTTGCATTGATGGTGGCAAACCTCTCGCTCAATAACCAGAAAGCGGCTATAGGACTGAAAGTATTGCAGGAACGGGACGATAGCGCGGAGTATGCGGACATCCAGTATTACAACTATGTAATGGGACTGTTGAAACTGACAAGACTGGACCCTGATGCACATGTGTACCTGGAAAGGTTTATCAACAATTTCAAAGGTAAGTTCTATGTAAAAGAATGTTTGCAGCGGTTAAGCTGGTTCTATTACCTGGAAGGGAATCAGGCGGCGGCTAACAAGTACCGGGCGATGATCCTGACCCGTGGCGGCACAGAAACGGATGCAGACAAACAGGCCCTGAAAGAGGCGGAAGGCGGTAAATGGCCGGACCCGTTTTTACTGCGGGTACGTTTGCTGAGTGATGGCGGCTACCTGAATGAAGCCCTGAAGTTGCTGTTGACAAAAAAGGCGGCCGATTTCCATTCAATGGAAGAAAAGCTAGAATACGCTTACCGCCTGGGCCGTATCTATGATGAACTAGGGCAGGACGATAAAGCAATCGCTATGTATGACATCACCATCAAAGTAGGCGCTAACAGGCCGGAATATTATGCGGCCAGGGCATCCCTTCAAATGGGTTATATTTACGAAAAGCGGCATGAAAAGAGTAAAGCCATTCAATGTTATCAGCAATGTCTGAACATGAAAGGCCACGATTATAAAAATTCCCTGGACCAGCGGGCTAAAGCAGGTATACAGCGTGTGAACGGAACCTGA
- the recN gene encoding DNA repair protein RecN, with translation MLQRLIIKNYAIIENLEIDFSGNLNVITGETGAGKSILLGALSLILGERADPGVLFDKTRKCVIEGIFKVKKSQVAAFFQRHELDLEDQLIIRREISAAGKSRAFVNDTPVNISQLSELSSHLVDLHQQFDTLDLGNADFQREVIDALVNKPAGLQQYHQVYLQYAQVQKKYKQLHDSRDHANKELDYNKFLLDELSEAGFGPNEIEDLDSELQLLTHAEEIKNTLNRVFFQLKEDEQPILQQIKQLQSSLQGLSAFHKDVPGVAARLLSSYLELQDIAGEVENINDQVQYDGVRIELVNERMALGYRLLKKHGLHTSGELLALKEELTARVDNVLNLDEQLLLLEQEQAQLHETLLKAAIVISAERQAQAAPFEKKVNTLLAQVGMPNARLKVALTEGELNPYGHDTIEFLFDANKSNQFAPVGKVASGGELSRLMLCIKSLVAKSVALPTLIFDEIDTGISGEAARQVGIILKDLAKAHQIICITHQPQIAGKADAHYFVYKDAKADKVTTSVRLLSQEERIDKIAQMLSGEKPTAAALENAREMVR, from the coding sequence ATGTTACAGCGACTCATCATTAAGAATTACGCCATTATTGAAAACCTGGAAATTGATTTCTCAGGCAACCTTAATGTAATCACCGGGGAAACAGGTGCCGGTAAATCTATCCTGTTGGGCGCACTCTCCCTTATCCTGGGAGAGCGGGCAGACCCGGGCGTACTATTTGATAAAACCCGTAAATGCGTTATAGAAGGCATCTTCAAAGTGAAAAAGTCACAGGTAGCCGCCTTCTTCCAGCGTCATGAGCTGGACCTGGAAGATCAACTGATCATTCGCCGCGAAATCAGTGCTGCCGGTAAATCGAGGGCCTTTGTAAATGATACGCCTGTAAATATTTCCCAGCTGTCGGAGCTAAGCAGCCACCTGGTTGACCTCCACCAGCAGTTTGATACACTGGACCTGGGCAACGCCGATTTTCAGCGGGAAGTAATAGACGCCCTCGTAAACAAACCAGCCGGACTACAGCAATATCACCAGGTTTACCTGCAATATGCGCAGGTACAGAAGAAATACAAACAGCTGCACGATAGCCGCGACCACGCCAACAAAGAACTTGACTACAATAAATTCCTGCTCGATGAACTGTCGGAAGCAGGCTTTGGTCCCAACGAAATTGAAGACCTGGACAGTGAGCTGCAACTCCTGACCCACGCCGAAGAAATAAAGAATACGCTGAACCGTGTTTTCTTCCAGCTGAAAGAAGACGAGCAGCCCATCCTGCAACAGATAAAACAGTTACAATCTTCCCTGCAGGGGTTATCCGCTTTCCATAAAGATGTGCCGGGCGTAGCAGCACGGTTATTATCTTCCTATCTCGAACTACAGGACATTGCAGGAGAAGTAGAAAATATTAACGACCAGGTACAATATGATGGTGTGCGCATAGAACTCGTTAATGAGCGGATGGCGCTGGGTTACCGCCTTTTAAAGAAGCATGGGTTGCATACGAGCGGTGAACTGCTGGCTTTAAAAGAGGAGCTGACCGCCAGGGTAGACAATGTGCTGAATCTTGATGAACAACTTTTATTGCTGGAACAGGAACAGGCGCAATTGCACGAAACCCTGCTGAAAGCAGCCATCGTTATTTCCGCAGAAAGACAGGCGCAGGCGGCGCCTTTTGAGAAAAAGGTAAATACCCTGCTGGCCCAGGTAGGGATGCCAAATGCCAGGCTGAAAGTAGCCCTTACGGAGGGAGAACTGAACCCCTACGGGCATGATACCATCGAATTTCTGTTTGATGCCAATAAGAGCAACCAGTTTGCACCGGTGGGGAAAGTAGCTTCCGGCGGGGAATTGAGCCGGCTGATGTTGTGCATCAAATCGCTGGTGGCAAAGTCGGTAGCCCTTCCTACGCTGATCTTTGATGAGATAGATACCGGTATTTCCGGTGAAGCGGCCCGGCAGGTAGGAATTATCCTGAAAGATCTGGCCAAAGCGCACCAGATCATCTGTATCACTCATCAGCCGCAGATAGCGGGGAAAGCGGATGCGCACTACTTTGTATATAAAGATGCCAAGGCAGATAAAGTAACTACCAGCGTACGTTTGTTGTCGCAGGAAGAGCGGATCGACAAAATAGCGCAGATGCTGAGTGGGGAGAAGCCTACCGCCGCTGCCCTGGAAAACGCCCGGGAAATGGTCAGATAA
- a CDS encoding SDR family oxidoreductase: MAHNLLKGKKGIIFGALDEKSIAWRTALRCVEEGAEIVLTNAPIALRMGEINKLAETCKAPVIPADVTNMDDLANLFNKSMEHFGGKVDFVLHSVAMGMNIRKGRSYTDLDYDFNHKTFDISAMSLHRVLQTAYKLDALNEWASVIALSYIASQRVFPDYGEMADAKALLESIARSFGYHYGTHKKVRVNTISQSPVKTTAGGGVKGFDGFMAYADKMSPLGNATTDECANYAVAMFSDLTKMVTMQNLFHDGGFSFTGVSKPVIDQMDK, encoded by the coding sequence ATGGCTCATAACTTATTAAAAGGGAAGAAAGGTATCATCTTTGGCGCACTGGACGAAAAGTCTATAGCTTGGAGAACTGCACTGCGTTGTGTGGAAGAAGGCGCTGAAATTGTGCTTACCAATGCTCCTATTGCCCTGCGTATGGGTGAGATCAACAAACTTGCTGAAACGTGTAAGGCACCGGTTATTCCGGCGGATGTTACCAATATGGATGATCTGGCTAACCTGTTCAACAAATCCATGGAACATTTTGGTGGCAAAGTGGACTTTGTACTGCATTCCGTGGCAATGGGTATGAATATCCGTAAAGGCAGAAGCTATACCGACCTGGATTACGATTTCAATCATAAAACATTCGATATCTCCGCAATGTCGCTGCACCGGGTATTGCAAACAGCTTACAAGCTGGATGCGCTGAACGAGTGGGCGTCTGTAATTGCGCTGTCATACATTGCCTCACAGAGGGTATTCCCTGACTACGGCGAAATGGCGGATGCCAAAGCACTGCTGGAATCTATTGCCCGCAGCTTCGGCTACCACTATGGTACCCACAAGAAAGTACGTGTAAACACGATCTCTCAGTCTCCGGTAAAAACTACTGCTGGTGGTGGTGTGAAAGGTTTTGACGGCTTTATGGCTTATGCAGACAAGATGAGCCCATTAGGCAATGCTACTACCGATGAATGTGCCAACTACGCCGTGGCCATGTTCTCTGACCTCACCAAAATGGTGACCATGCAGAACCTGTTCCATGATGGCGGCTTCTCATTTACCGGCGTATCCAAGCCAGTGATTGATCAGATGGACAAATAA
- a CDS encoding DUF2795 domain-containing protein, translating to MYWTLELASYLEDAPWPATKDELIDYAIRSGAPIEVIENLQELEDEGEIYEGIEDIWSDYPSQDDFFFNEDEY from the coding sequence ATGTACTGGACATTAGAATTAGCTTCATACCTGGAGGACGCTCCATGGCCAGCTACGAAAGATGAACTCATTGATTACGCTATTCGTTCCGGTGCACCGATCGAAGTAATCGAGAACTTACAGGAGCTGGAAGACGAGGGAGAAATTTATGAGGGGATTGAAGATATCTGGTCTGATTATCCGTCTCAGGACGACTTCTTCTTCAACGAAGACGAATATTAG
- a CDS encoding ABC transporter ATP-binding protein, with translation MLTARNVTKNYSNLPILKGVDITVSKGEIVTIVGSSGAGKSTLLHILGTLDMPTTGEVWLNDVNLTGLKGNTLADFRNRHIGFIFQFHHLLPEFSALENISIPGYIAGTKKKDVKEKAIFLLETLGLQDRMEHKPNALSGGEQQRVAVARALINNPDVVMADEPTGNLDSRNARELHNLFLELRDKFQQTFIIVTHNEELAPLSDRQLLMKDGKII, from the coding sequence ATGCTAACCGCTCGCAATGTTACCAAAAATTATTCCAACTTACCTATTTTAAAGGGGGTCGACATTACTGTCAGTAAAGGGGAAATTGTCACCATCGTTGGATCGTCAGGCGCCGGCAAAAGCACCTTGTTGCATATACTCGGAACCCTGGATATGCCCACTACGGGCGAAGTTTGGCTGAATGATGTCAATCTGACCGGTTTAAAGGGTAATACCCTCGCCGATTTCAGGAACCGTCATATTGGCTTCATTTTCCAGTTCCATCACCTGTTACCGGAATTTTCCGCACTCGAAAATATCAGTATCCCCGGTTATATTGCCGGTACCAAAAAAAAGGATGTAAAGGAAAAAGCCATCTTCCTGCTGGAAACGCTCGGCCTGCAGGACCGGATGGAGCATAAACCCAATGCCCTCTCCGGCGGAGAGCAGCAGCGTGTAGCCGTGGCCCGCGCCCTGATCAATAATCCCGATGTAGTGATGGCAGACGAACCAACCGGTAACCTGGACTCCCGCAACGCCCGGGAACTGCATAACCTGTTCCTGGAACTGCGCGACAAATTTCAGCAAACCTTTATCATCGTTACCCATAACGAAGAACTGGCCCCGCTCAGCGACCGGCAACTCCTGATGAAAGACGGGAAGATTATTTAG
- the pdeM gene encoding ligase-associated DNA damage response endonuclease PdeM — translation MAEIFHFQEQHWHLLPERAIFWEEEKALILSDLHLGKAAHFRKAGIAVPAGIVQEDLFRLQQLITRFLPARIIIVGDMFHSRENNEVQYFRLWRGQFPHIRIDLVKGNHDIMPEDVYGEIGINTHATLTVKGIHFIHEPCGEDNGYRYTFSGHLHPGIIMEGVARQRLRLPCFYFGRHCGILPAFGHFTGLATLHPSPQEPVFVIAGKSIIRAQ, via the coding sequence GTGGCGGAAATATTTCATTTTCAGGAGCAGCATTGGCATTTGTTGCCCGAGCGGGCAATTTTCTGGGAAGAAGAAAAAGCATTGATCCTTTCAGATCTGCATCTGGGAAAGGCTGCTCATTTCCGCAAAGCCGGCATTGCTGTACCAGCGGGTATTGTACAGGAAGATCTTTTCCGGCTGCAACAGCTGATTACCCGCTTCCTGCCAGCCAGGATCATTATTGTAGGCGATATGTTTCACAGCAGGGAGAACAACGAAGTGCAGTATTTCAGGCTGTGGCGCGGACAATTCCCGCACATCCGGATAGACCTCGTAAAAGGCAACCATGATATTATGCCGGAAGATGTGTATGGGGAGATCGGAATAAACACCCATGCCACCCTTACTGTAAAGGGCATCCACTTCATTCATGAGCCTTGCGGGGAAGATAACGGGTATCGATATACGTTTTCCGGGCACCTGCACCCCGGCATTATCATGGAAGGGGTTGCCAGGCAAAGGCTTCGGCTACCCTGCTTTTATTTTGGCCGGCATTGCGGCATTTTACCCGCTTTCGGGCACTTTACCGGCCTGGCCACACTTCACCCCTCCCCCCAGGAGCCGGTGTTTGTAATCGCCGGGAAATCGATTATACGCGCACAATGA